In Capsicum annuum cultivar UCD-10X-F1 chromosome 11, UCD10Xv1.1, whole genome shotgun sequence, one genomic interval encodes:
- the LOC107848423 gene encoding aluminum-activated malate transporter 2: MAVKKNQENVGILKKLPVSNKVCTFGSNVKKIGEEDPRKLIHSIKVGLAIALVSLFYYFEPLFNYEGFGVSSMWAVLTVVVVFEFSVGATLGKSVNRGIATFLAGSLGVAAHKLATFSGSNKLQPIILGLSVFSVASIATFMRFVPKLKARYDYGLLIFILTFSMISVSGYRDHVVLDKAITRVTTILIGGAAAIVFNVVIYPVWAGEDLHNLIATYIEDLGISLEGHGTQYFKKLNIKSEEELERISLEEYKCVINSKATEENLVNFAKWEPRHGKFKYRHPWEEYLKIGNLVRKCANSINALNSDLSSCNMTQEGRKKIQEPCTKICIECGSALKEIALSMKTMTLYPTIDSYILKAKASAEKLRSIIRSGGLIEEDELQKLLPTTRIASLMLDLVSNSVEIVDSVNQLGGLMKFKILSSKPKRLGSKSRIPSGSISEAHHVVNVE; encoded by the exons atGGCAGTGAAGAAGAATCAAGAAAATGTTGGGATATTAAAGAAATTGCCAGTATCTAATAAGGTGTGTACATTTGGAAGCAATGTGAAGAAAATAGGTGAAGAGGATCCAAGAAAATTAATTCATTCAATTAAAGTTGGATTGGCAATTGCATTGGTTTCATTGTTTTATTACTTTGAACCATTGTTTAATTATGAAGGATTTGGTGTTTCTTCTATGTGGGCTGTTCTCACTGTTGTTGTTGTCTTCGAGTTTTCTGTTG GTGCTACACTTGGGAAAAGTGTTAATAGAGGAATAGCAACATTTTTAGCTGGTTCATTAGGTGTTGCAGCTCATAAACTTGCAACCTTTTCAGGATCAAACAAATTGCAACCAATAATACTTGGATTATCTGTTTTCTCAGTAG CTTCGATAGCAACGTTTATGAGATTCGTACCAAAGTTGAAAGCAAGATATGACTATGGTCTACTCATATTCATACTGACATTCTCTATGATCTCTGTATCGGGCTATCGAGACCACGTGGTGCTCGATAAGGCGATTACACGAGTGACAACGATACTCATTGGAGGCGCGGCCGCGATCGTGTTTAATGTGGTTATATATCCTGTGTGGGCTGGTGAAGATCTTCATAACTTAATTGCCACATATATTGAAGATCTTGGAATATCCCTTGAAG GACATGGAACTCAATACTTCAAGAAATTAAATATAAAGTCTGAAGAAGAACTAGAAAGAATATCTCTTGAGGAATACAAATGTGTTATCAACTCAAAAGCTACTGAAGAAAATCTG GTTAATTTTGCTAAATGGGAGCCACGTCATGGCAAATTCAAATACAGACATCCATGGGAAGAATATTTGAAAATTGGAAATCTTGTTCGTAAATGTGCCAATAGCATCAATGCATTGAACTCAGATCTTAGCTCCTGCAATATG acACAAGAGGGaaggaaaaaaattcaagaaccaTGCACAAAGATTTGCATAGAGTGTGGTAGTGCATTGAAGGAAATAGCATtgtcaatgaagacaatgactcTCTATCCAACAATTGATTCATATATTCTCAAAGCAAAGGCATCAGCTGAAAAACTAAGATCTATAATTAGAAGTGGTGGTttaattgaagaagatgaattgCAAAAGCTACTTCCAACAACAAGAATTGCTTCACTTATGTTAGATTTAGTGTCTAATTCAGTGGAAATTGTGGATTCTGTGAATCAACTTGGTGGACTTATGAAATTCAAGATTTTGTCATCAAAACCAAAGAGATTGGGAAGCAAGAGTAGAATCCCAAGTGGGAGTATTAGTGAAGCACATCATGTGGTTAATGTTGAGTGA